Genomic segment of Octadecabacter arcticus 238:
CGCTTGAAATCATCCGTGTATTTGGAACCTCGGCCACGCCTAGTCTTGTTCATCATCAAAATCCTCATATCGCGCCAGCCATATCGCCAGCTTCGCGCAATAATCGCACCTTAGATCATGCCAAAAAAAGAGGGGGTTCCCTGTATGTTTACCGTTCATCTAAGAGCCTCCACAGCTGATCCTGCAGTCAAATATTCTTTCCAGCCTCCATTAATCGATGCTAGCGTCAACGAATAGCTGATTTGACCGCACATCTTCACGCAATTACCAATGCGCAAACCGTTGAAACGCTGTGGGCTCTGCACACTAAGAGTTATTGTCAAATCTGGTGTTTGAGTATTGTTGGTCATGCGGTGATCTGGTCGGGGTTTGTGGTTTCGATTCCGTCTTTGAACGTGACGCCTGTGATGACTTTTGCGAGGTAGTCAAAGCCGCGTAGCTTCCTCCAATTTTGCTCAGCACATTGCCCCAGTTTGAACATCATGTGCAGCATGCCATCGCGTGACAGGCAGCCCTTTGAACGCTTGGTACGATGCCGGATCGTCGCGAAGGCCGATTCAATTGGATTGCTAGTGCGGATGCTTTGCCAATGCTGCGCCGGGAAGTCGAAGAATGCCATGAGTTCCTCACGATCTTTTTGCAGGCATAGTGTGGCCTTGGGATATTTGGGTTCGTAGGTTTTGATGAACAGATCGAACGCCTTTTCTGCATCGACTTTGGTCTCGGCCTGCCAGATGTCGTGCAGCGCGGCCTTGGCTTTTGGCTGAGACAGCTTGGGTAAACAATTGAGCACGTTCATCGTTTTGTGTTGCCAACAGCGTTGATGGCGGGTCTCAGGATAGACTTCGTCCATGGCCGCCCAAAACCCCATGGCACCGTCCCCGATGGCCAGTTTGGGCGCATTCATGCCTCGGCTTTTGAGGTTAAGCAGAACCTCGCGCCAGCTCTGCGTGGACTCGCGCACCCCATCCTCAATTGCCAGAAATCGCTTCTTGCCACGGGCAGTTACCCCAATAATAACAAGGGCACAGAGCTTGTCATCCTCGCCCCGAAGGCCGCTGTGAACGCCGTCGGCCCAGATATAGACGATGGGCTCGTCATCTAACTCAGCGCCTTTCCAAGCCTCGTATTCATTGGCCCAATCGCGTTTTAAACGCGAAACCGTATTAGCCGACAAGCCAACGGCATCTGGGCCCAGAAGAACCTTGAGGGCGGGAGCCATCTCGCCGCTGGAGATCCCTTTGAGGTAAAGCCATGGCAAGGCCGCTTCCAGCGTCTTCGTGCGGCGCACATAGGGCGGCACCAGGGCAGACCGGAATGTCACCGGTGTGCCGTCCTTGGACCGAACCTTTGGAATGCGCACGCTCACAGGGCCAATGCCCGTTTGAAACGGGCGGGCAGGATGATGTCCATTACGCACGACTGCCGCGTGACCGGCATCGGTGCGTAAGCCGGTAAATTGCGCCAAATAACTGACAAGCTCAGCCTCAACTGCTGTCGCGATCAATTGTTGTGCTCCCGTTTTCAGCAACTCCGTCAACGCGTCCGTCATCTCGTCTCGACGCGCAAAATCAACAATGTTAGTAGTTCCCATGGTGGTGTATCTCCTTTGGTTGGGCTGCTGTCTTCCAACAACAATTCAACCAGATACGCCGCCAACCTTCAAACCACTCAAACACCAGATTCAGTCATAGCTCGCACACTAACCGCATGACCTCCTATGGGTTTGATCGGATCATCTATGGTTTTACGCATTATCGCAGTGGCCGCTCATTGGGCGATCCGCAAGACTGGGTGCTGCTGACGAACCATGGCGACAGCTATATGGAAGAGTTTCTTGGCAAAGGTCATCTGTACAATGCACCGATGATCCGTTGGGCGCTGGCCAACACCGGCGCATGTTCTTGGCGCTGGATGGCCGAACCGGGCAATCTGTCGGAGGCCAAAAAGATCGTTGTCGGCTTCAATTTGGGCCAGAATGTTACCGCGGGCTACACGGTCAGTTTTCTAAGTATCACCGAACGCACCAAAGGCGCGACAGCATTGACGGCAAAGGCAGGCATGTCACAGGACGAGGTCGAGGAGATTTGGGCCAAGCATGGCGATGAAATCACCGTCATCAACAACGTGATGCACCTCAAAATCCAGACCCTGCCCTATTCGCAACGCCACATGACCAAACGCCAACGTGAAGTATTGCAGTGGGTTGGCGACGGTAAAACCACCCAGGATATCGCCATTTTGCTGGAACTGACGCCGGCAACAATCGAAAAACACCTACGCCTTGCACGCGAAGCACTGGACGTGGAAACCACTGCGCAAGCCGTTCTAAAGGCTGCATTTTATAATCAGATGTTTGTGATCGAATCTGAAGCCGCATAGCAATTTCGACGCTGAAAACCGCGCTTTAGTTCGCGGCGCTAAGTCAAAAGACTACCAAAGGTATGGTTTCCCTGACTGTAGTTTCCCCTACGTAAATGACAATCTAACACTGTTCCGTGAGTGGTGGCCTAAGGCCTGGGAGCAACTGATATGACCCCTTGAGATTTCAAGGCTCGCGTATTGGTACCGGGAAACCGGACGCTGATCTGTTTTGGCTAAGCCTTGACAGATCAGCAACCTGAGTAGGTCGCGCGTTGTATTTTATCCCTGTGATGCGCGAACCAGGCGGCCCTTCGATTTCCCATCAAAGGGCCGCCGTTTCGAGTCAAAATTCGAAACGATCCAAACGTAAAAGACCGCCCAAAATGAGCGGCCTTTCAGTATGTTAGATGCAACACTTAATGTTGCATATTAGCCGTTAAGCTTCGCAACTTCAGCTGCGAAATCTTCTTTTTCAACTTCAATGCCTTCGCCAACTTCCAAGCGTGCAAAACCGGTGATGGTAGCGCCAGCATCAGCGACCGCCTGCCCCACAGTCACGTCTGGGTTCACGACGAACGCTTGGCTCAGCAGCGTAGATTCCGCGACGAATTTCTTCATACGGCCGACGATCATCTTTTCGATCACCGCTTCTGGCTTACCACTTTCGCGCGCGATGTCCATTTGGACCTGCTTTTCTTTTTCGACAACAGCCGCGTCCATGTCATCCTCGGACAGCGCTGCGGGGTTCACAGCTGCGATATGCATCGCGATCTGTTTGCCCAAACCTTCATCGCCGCCGGTCATTGCGACCAGAACACCGATGTTGCCCATTTTACCGGGAACAGCTGCGTTGTGCACGTAGCTGATGATCACATCGCCGCTCAGCACGCTCATGCGGCGCACGGACATGTTTTCGCCAATGATTGCGACAGCGTCTGTGACAGTTTGCTCAACAGATTTGCCGCCCATGTCAGCCGCTTTAAGCGCCTCGACATCGTCAACAGTCAGTGCGATTTCAGCGATGCCCGAAACCATTTTCTGGAAATCTGAGTTCTTGCCGACGAAGTCGGTCTCGGAGTTCACTTCAACAGCAATGCCTTTACCGTCTTTTACGGCAACGGCCACGAGGCCTTCAGCCGCGGTGCGACCGGACTTCTTTGCGGCTTTCGCCAGGCCCTTGGTGCGCAGCCAATCGACCGCCGCTTCCATGTCGCCATCGGTTTCGGTCAACGCTTTTTTCGCGTCCATCATGCCTGCGCCTGTGGAGTCACGTAGTTCTTTCACCAATGCAGCTGTAATCGCCATCTTTGGTCTCCTTGATGATAAATTGAGTGCCGGAGGCGTGCGTCGCCTCCGGTCTTATGTCACTGCGCGCCAGCCTTACTTAGCGGCTGTTGCGTCTTCAACAACAGGTGCAGCTTCAGCAACAGCTTCAGCGACTTCTTCTTCAACCGAGGCTTCCATCTCACCGATGTCGATGCCAGCAGCGCCCATTTGTGCCGTCATACCGTCGAGCGCTGCGCGGGCAGCCAAGTCAGTATAAAGCGCGATGGCGCGGGCTGCGTCGTCGTTGCCCGGGATGATGTAGTCAATGCCGCTTGGCGAACAGTTGGTGTCCACAACAGCCACAACTGGGATGCCCAGCTTGTTGGCTTCCGCGATTGCCAGCCCTTCTTTGTTGACGTCGATGACGAACAACAGATCAGGAACACCGCCCATTTCGCGGATACCGCCAAGGGATGCTTCAAGCTTGCCTTGCTCACGCTCCATGCCAAGACGCTCTTTCTTGGTGAGACCTTCAAAGCCGCGCTCGGCTGCTTCGTCGATGTTCTTTAGGCGCAGGATCGATTTCGACACGGTCTGCCAGTTGGTCAGCGTTCCGCCGAGCCAACGGTGGTTCATATAGAACTGTGCGGACTTTTCTGCAGCGTCTTTGATAGGTGATTGTGCCTGACGCTTGGTGCCGACGAACAGCACGCGGCCGCCTTTGGCCACAGTTTCGCGCACAACATTAAGAGCCGCGTCCAACATTGGCAGCGTCTGTGTGAGGTCCATGATGTGGATGCCATTGCGCTGGCCGTAGATGAATTTTTGCATCTTCGGGTTCCACCGCTGTTTTTGGTGGCCGAAGTGAACGCCTGCTTCGAGAAGCTGGCGCATAGTAAACTCTGGAAGAGCCATGGTCGTTTCCTTTCCGGTTTCAATAGCCTTGGACGGAGGTATCAGACCGCTACATTTCTGAAGAAAGCAAAGGTCCAACCGGTGGATGGATCAGGATTTCTCCCCGATGCACCCGCCCCCGTCTGGGGATTTCGTGTCGCGCGTATAGAACGCGGTATCACGCAGCGCAAGTGCATCCGCGACAGGTGTATAGGTTCAGGTGTTTTGAGACTCACACGACTTTGGCCTGAGTGATTCGAATGTACTCCATTGGTGTCTTGCCTTTCAAGGCATGATGAGGCCTGAATGTGTTGTATTTATCGACGGCTTTTCGAAGTTCAAACCGCATCGCTCCTATGCTGTCGGCAATGAGATCACGACATGCATAGAACTCTTCGCGGAAGGTGCGGTTACCGCGCTCGACACCACCGTTGTATTTTGGCCTTGCTGGCGGCAGCACAATGAGCGGGATCTCCATCTGTTCGCACGCTGTCTCAAAATCGGCCATAAACTCAGACCCGCCATCGACTTGAATTGAGATGATCTTATAGGGAGCTATTTCCACGAGTTCTTGCAAAAACCGTTTGGCAGAGCGTGCCGTGGCATTCGAATAAACTTGCGCGTGGATATGCTTGCTACACCTCTCCCAGGCTTGAAAGTGTTTGCACGTGACGCCGTTCTTCGTGGCAGTCATATGATCGATCTGCACACGCTCGCCAACCACAATATCTTTGTAATCCCTATATTTCCATCCCTTGGCATGCCCCTTGGAAAAATTACGCTTGCGCTTTTGGGGCGCAGATCTTGATCGTGTGATCAGGCCTTTTTTCCTTAGAAAGCTCAAAATGCGCCCCACGGTGCTATCGCTCATGGTTTGCTTTTTGTCGCGACGCAAGATGGCCCCTATTTTCTCCTTACCGTAGGTTTCATTGTCGCGGCGGGCCTCAAGCACCAATTGCTTTTCTGCCTCGCCCCACTGTGACTTGTTGCAGCGTTTGGGAGCCTTTGAAGGCGGTATGATTGCCTGCGCCAAATCCTTCAAAATACGCTTGTGACGGTAATATGTCGCGCGCGAGATGCCGACGAATTCAGCGCACTTTGATAGAGAAACGCCCTCTGTACGTAAGTCGTCCCATTGCCGAACCTGACCTTCGTATTTGATACGGTACACGTCCAAACATTCTTGTGTCCGCGCCCAAGCATAAAGTTTATAAACGTTCTTGTGCAGTCCGATGATTTGCATATTGGCCTCGTGAGCTGGTTTCTTTCAATTCTCAGTCTCCGAGGTCGCCTAAATCTTGGCAACA
This window contains:
- a CDS encoding IS256-like element ISOan6 family transposase — translated: MGTTNIVDFARRDEMTDALTELLKTGAQQLIATAVEAELVSYLAQFTGLRTDAGHAAVVRNGHHPARPFQTGIGPVSVRIPKVRSKDGTPVTFRSALVPPYVRRTKTLEAALPWLYLKGISSGEMAPALKVLLGPDAVGLSANTVSRLKRDWANEYEAWKGAELDDEPIVYIWADGVHSGLRGEDDKLCALVIIGVTARGKKRFLAIEDGVRESTQSWREVLLNLKSRGMNAPKLAIGDGAMGFWAAMDEVYPETRHQRCWQHKTMNVLNCLPKLSQPKAKAALHDIWQAETKVDAEKAFDLFIKTYEPKYPKATLCLQKDREELMAFFDFPAQHWQSIRTSNPIESAFATIRHRTKRSKGCLSRDGMLHMMFKLGQCAEQNWRKLRGFDYLAKVITGVTFKDGIETTNPDQITA
- a CDS encoding helix-turn-helix transcriptional regulator, with product MRRQPSNHSNTRFSHSSHTNRMTSYGFDRIIYGFTHYRSGRSLGDPQDWVLLTNHGDSYMEEFLGKGHLYNAPMIRWALANTGACSWRWMAEPGNLSEAKKIVVGFNLGQNVTAGYTVSFLSITERTKGATALTAKAGMSQDEVEEIWAKHGDEITVINNVMHLKIQTLPYSQRHMTKRQREVLQWVGDGKTTQDIAILLELTPATIEKHLRLAREALDVETTAQAVLKAAFYNQMFVIESEAA
- the tsf gene encoding translation elongation factor Ts → MAITAALVKELRDSTGAGMMDAKKALTETDGDMEAAVDWLRTKGLAKAAKKSGRTAAEGLVAVAVKDGKGIAVEVNSETDFVGKNSDFQKMVSGIAEIALTVDDVEALKAADMGGKSVEQTVTDAVAIIGENMSVRRMSVLSGDVIISYVHNAAVPGKMGNIGVLVAMTGGDEGLGKQIAMHIAAVNPAALSEDDMDAAVVEKEKQVQMDIARESGKPEAVIEKMIVGRMKKFVAESTLLSQAFVVNPDVTVGQAVADAGATITGFARLEVGEGIEVEKEDFAAEVAKLNG
- the rpsB gene encoding 30S ribosomal protein S2, encoding MALPEFTMRQLLEAGVHFGHQKQRWNPKMQKFIYGQRNGIHIMDLTQTLPMLDAALNVVRETVAKGGRVLFVGTKRQAQSPIKDAAEKSAQFYMNHRWLGGTLTNWQTVSKSILRLKNIDEAAERGFEGLTKKERLGMEREQGKLEASLGGIREMGGVPDLLFVIDVNKEGLAIAEANKLGIPVVAVVDTNCSPSGIDYIIPGNDDAARAIALYTDLAARAALDGMTAQMGAAGIDIGEMEASVEEEVAEAVAEAAPVVEDATAAK
- a CDS encoding integrase core domain-containing protein — its product is MQIIGLHKNVYKLYAWARTQECLDVYRIKYEGQVRQWDDLRTEGVSLSKCAEFVGISRATYYRHKRILKDLAQAIIPPSKAPKRCNKSQWGEAEKQLVLEARRDNETYGKEKIGAILRRDKKQTMSDSTVGRILSFLRKKGLITRSRSAPQKRKRNFSKGHAKGWKYRDYKDIVVGERVQIDHMTATKNGVTCKHFQAWERCSKHIHAQVYSNATARSAKRFLQELVEIAPYKIISIQVDGGSEFMADFETACEQMEIPLIVLPPARPKYNGGVERGNRTFREEFYACRDLIADSIGAMRFELRKAVDKYNTFRPHHALKGKTPMEYIRITQAKVV